CATGGCTCATCAAACAATAATTTTTTTGGATATATATTTTTTTCTGCATCATTCCAATCTTCTTCTCTTAAAGTATCCATTGAATTTTGGATTTGCATTAGAAGATCCTTATCTAGATCAAAGTTTTCAAGCTTCGAATCGGGAAGAATAAAATTCATTAATCTTGAACTGATCTGCTTGTGAGCAAAACCTGCGATGCTTTTACTTTGCTGTAGCGTTTTATATGCAATTTTTGAAAAAGATTCCCTAGCCATTTTTCAGTTTATATATCTATATTCCAACAAAAAAAAAATCAATTTGAGAATATTTTGTGATATTTCTCAAATTGATTAATTTAAACTAATTTGTTTTTTTAGTTATGCATCGTAATACATGAAGAATTCATGTGGATGAGGCCTTTGTCTTAGTTGTTGTACCTCTTCGTATTTTATATCGATAAAGTTATCAATAAAATCTTCAGTAAATACTCCACCAGCTAATAGATAATCCTTATCTGCTTTTAGCGCATTAAGCGAATCATTTAGAGATGAAGGTACTGTATCAATTTTTGCAAGTTCATCAGCTGGAAGTTCAAATAAATCTACATCTACTCCATCACCAGGATCAATTTGATTTTTAATTCCATCAATACCAGCTAGCATCATTACAGAAAATGCTAAGTAAGGATTTGCGAGTGCGTCACCTGATCTGAATTCTAATCTTTTAGCTTTAGGGCTTGGACCTGTTAAAGGTATTCTTACAGCCGCTGATCTATTACCCTCCGAATAAACTAGATTTACAGGTGCTTCGAATCCTGGAACCAATCGTTTATAACTATTTGTAGTTGGGTTTGTAAATGCTAAGAATGATGGTGCATGTTTAAGTATGCCTCCGATGTACCATCTTGCTGTTTGAGATAAATTTGCATATGCTCCTTCACCAAAAAATAGTGGCTGCCCACTCTTCCATAAACTTTGGTGAACATGCATTCCTGTTCCATTATCGTTAAATACAGGCTTGGGCATAAACGTTGCAGTTTTTCCATATTTTTTAGCAACATTCCTGACAACGTATTTATAAGTCATTACGTTATCAGCAGAATTTATTAACGAATCGAATTTCATTCCAAGTTCATGTTGACCCGCACCAGCAACTTCATGGTGATGCTTTTCTGTGGGTATGCCTAATTCACCCATTAAAAGTAGCATTTCAGATCTGATATCTTGGGCAGTATCATTTGGAGAAACTGGGAAATAACCTTCTTTGTATTGGATCTTGTATCCTAAATTTCCACCTTCTTCATTTCTTCCTGTGTTCCATGGAGCTTCAATTGTATCTACACTGTAAAAACAGGAACCTTCTTTTGAGTCGTATCTCACGTCATCAAATAAGAAGAATTCTGGTTCTGGTCCAAAAAATGCTGTATCAGCAATCCCAGTAGATTCTAGGTACTTTAAAGCCTTTTGAGCTAAAGATCTTGGGCATCTATCATAAGGCTCACCACTTCTAGGCTCTTGGATAGAGCAAATCATACTTAGAGTTTTATGTTTATAAAAAGGATCTATCCATGCTGTACTTGCATCAGGAACCATTGACATATCGGAAGCATTAATAGCTTTCCAACCTCTTATTGATGAACCATCAAATGCTAAACCTTCTGTGAATGAATCCTCTTCTATCATGTCTGATGTAAGAGTTAGATGCTGCCATTTACCATGAATATCTGTGAATTTCAAATCGATGAGTTCAATTCCTTCGTCTTTAATTTGACTTAAAACATCTTGTGGAGACTTAGACATAACATTTGTAATACCTTATATGAAATTAATAACTTGATGATTCTTATTATGTATCAACCGTAACTTTTTTGAAGACTAGATGACTTCTTTCAGTGTTTCAAGTTATAAGTTTAATAATTGTTTACTTAAATATTTAAATTGAATTAATTTCTTTAAATAAATATCGCTTATGTGGAGATATTAGTCTAATTTAAAAGTAATTGAATGTAATGCTTTGACAGAAGCAAAACTAATTTCGGCTTTAAACGAAGAGAATCTATCTCATTTATCAAAGACTTATGTTCCCTCAAGACTTTTATTAGGTCCTGGTCCATCAAATGCACATCCAGAGGTATTAAAAGCTCTATCGCTAAATCCAATTGGTCATTTAGATGAAGCATATATATCATTGATGTCTGATGTACAACAACTCCTCAGATATACTTGGCAGTGTAATAATCGACTTACTCTCCCAATGAGTGGTACAGGTAGTGCTGCGATGGAAGCTTCTATAGCTAATTTTATTGAAGAAGGAGAAAAAATTCTAATTGCTAAAAAAGGATATTTTGGCGACAGACTTGTTGATATGGCGACTAGATACAAAGCTAAAGTTGACGTTATGGAAAAACCTTGGGGTGAGGCTTTCTCTTACGATGAAATTAAATATGAAATAGAGACTAAAAAACCTGCCATATTTGCTATTGTTCACGCAGAAACATCGAGCGGTGTTCTACAACCCCTTGATGGGATTGGTGATATTTGTAGAGAAAATAACTGCTTGTTTTTAGTTGATGCAGTTACATCTCTTGGCGCTATAGAATTATTGATTGATGAATGGAAAATTGATCTAGCATATAGTTGTAGTCAAAAGGGTTTAAGTTGTCCACCAGGATTAAGCCCCTTTACTATGAACATAAGAGCTGAAGAAAAACTAAGTACAAGAAAAACAAAAGTTCCCAACTGGTATTTAGATTTATCTCTTTTAAATAAATATTGGGGTTCTGATCGTGTTTACCATCATACAGCCCCAGTAAATATGAATTTTGCTATTCGTGAAGGTTTACGATTAATTGCGAATGAGGGTTTAGAGAATGTTTGGAATAGACATAACAGTAATGCAAAGAAATTATGGAATGGTTTAGAAAGTCTTGGAATGGAATTACATGTATCAGAGGATTATAGATTGCCAACTTTAACCACTGTTAAAATACCTCCAGCAGTTGATGGAGAAGGTTTTAGAAATCACCTCTTAAGAAAATTTGGAATAGAAATAGGAAATGGACTTGGAGAATTATCTGGTAAGGTTTGGCGAGTAGGACTAATGGGTTTTAATTCATGTGATGAGAATGTTGATAGATTATTAAACCTTTTTGATACTGAGCTAAAGAAATTTTCTATTTTTGAGTCCTCAACTTTTTAAACCATATCCTTAAAATTTGACTACATTCATCTTCTAGAATCCCTCCAATTACTTCCATTTTGTGATGCGAACTTACATGTTTTGATAGGTCAATTGAGCCACCCAATCCACCTCTTTTGTTATCGTAAGCTCCAAAAATAACTTTACCCATCCTCGCTTGAATCAGAGCTGAGGAACACATCGTGCAAGGTTCTAAATTAGTGATAATAGTACATTCATTAAATCTCCAATCATTTTTTATTAGAGATGCCTGTCTAAGTGCCATTATCTCAGCATGACCTAATGGATCTTTATTTATATTCCTCTTATTTACCCCTCTACCAATACATCTTTCTCTCTCATCTAAAATTATTGAGCAGATTGGTAACTCAACTTTTCCAATTTCTTTTGATCTTCTTAATATCGAATTCATCCACGTAGTGTATTTTGAATTATTTATTTCTTTTTTATCTTTATTACTATTTCCATTTTTAAAAATATAACTCATTTACAAATATTGAGAATAAACTTATTAATAGATATCTTATCTGATGACTGAAGATCTAATTAATAATAAAGATATATACTTCCCTTCCCATTTAGGGACTAATGACAAATTGATAACTCTTCTTAATAGAGCAAGTCGAACACTTTGTGACTGGTTTTCTAAAGCGGATAAAAATGGTCCATTACCTTTTGATGAGAATTTCAAGTGCATTATGCCTGAGGAGGATGGTAACTCTACAGAAGATTTGTTTTCAGAGATTGAATCTCTTTTAAATAATTCATTTAATCCCGTTCATCCTGGCTCACTAGCTCACCTAGATCCCCCACCTTTAATTTTCTCTATTTTAGGAGATTTAATTGCTGCTGGTTTAAATAATAATCTTCTTGCTTACGAGTTATCTCCTAGTGTCACATTGCTAGAGGAATCATTATGTAAATGGTTTGCAATGAAGATAGGGTTTAATGATTCCTCAGGAGGTATAGCCGCTAGTGGAGGTACTTTAAGTAATCTGAGTGCACTCATAGCTGCTAGGAATACTGCCGGATTAGGTTCAAATCCTAACTCTGTATTACTTGTTAGTGAAGATGCTCATTCTTCCTTCATTAAATGTGTAAGAATAATGGGTCTTGATTCTAAAAATCTTGTCAAGATTAAAACTGATAATCAAGGTCGTATGGATATAAACAATCTCAGAAAAACCTTAACTAAATGTACAATAGAAAATAAAAAAATTTTTGCTATTGTTGCCACCCTTGGAACAACTGTAAGAGGAGCCATTGATCCTATTAAAGAAATAAGTGAAATATGTAAAGAAAAAAATATATGGTTACATATCGATGGCTCAATTGGAGGGGTATTTGCTGTAAGTTCTATTCCGATAGAAGGTTTAAATAATATTAATGAGGCTAATTCGATAACGATAAATCCCCAAAAAATAATTGGCATAACAAAGACTTCTTCCTTGTTATTGGTTTCTAATATGAATACTCTAGTAAATACCTTCTCTACTGGGCTACCATACATATCATCTAAAAAAAATATTATAAACAGAGGAGAAATAGGAATACAAGGTTCAAGACCCGCAGAGGTTATAAAACTTTGGCTTGGGTTACGTTTTTTAGGACTGAATGGAATTGAAGATATATTAAAATCATCAATTCAAAGAAAAGATTATTTTATAAAAAATATTAGTAAAAATAAATTTGAAATATATTCTGGTCCTTTACATATTGTTTCATTTCTTCCAAAGGGACTTACAGCAAAAGATACAGATTTATGGACTCAAACTAAAGTCGATGAACTTATGAAAAATAATTTTATGCTTTCTAGGCCAATGTTTAAAGGAAAATATTATTTACGTGTCGTCATGGGCAACTACAATACAAAAGATTCTCATATTGAAGAACTTTTGAAATATTTAAATGCTTATCAATGAATATCGGTAGACCAAGAATTATTGCGATAGTA
The Prochlorococcus marinus XMU1411 genome window above contains:
- the glnA gene encoding type I glutamate--ammonia ligase, producing the protein MSKSPQDVLSQIKDEGIELIDLKFTDIHGKWQHLTLTSDMIEEDSFTEGLAFDGSSIRGWKAINASDMSMVPDASTAWIDPFYKHKTLSMICSIQEPRSGEPYDRCPRSLAQKALKYLESTGIADTAFFGPEPEFFLFDDVRYDSKEGSCFYSVDTIEAPWNTGRNEEGGNLGYKIQYKEGYFPVSPNDTAQDIRSEMLLLMGELGIPTEKHHHEVAGAGQHELGMKFDSLINSADNVMTYKYVVRNVAKKYGKTATFMPKPVFNDNGTGMHVHQSLWKSGQPLFFGEGAYANLSQTARWYIGGILKHAPSFLAFTNPTTNSYKRLVPGFEAPVNLVYSEGNRSAAVRIPLTGPSPKAKRLEFRSGDALANPYLAFSVMMLAGIDGIKNQIDPGDGVDVDLFELPADELAKIDTVPSSLNDSLNALKADKDYLLAGGVFTEDFIDNFIDIKYEEVQQLRQRPHPHEFFMYYDA
- a CDS encoding pyridoxal-phosphate-dependent aminotransferase family protein is translated as MTEAKLISALNEENLSHLSKTYVPSRLLLGPGPSNAHPEVLKALSLNPIGHLDEAYISLMSDVQQLLRYTWQCNNRLTLPMSGTGSAAMEASIANFIEEGEKILIAKKGYFGDRLVDMATRYKAKVDVMEKPWGEAFSYDEIKYEIETKKPAIFAIVHAETSSGVLQPLDGIGDICRENNCLFLVDAVTSLGAIELLIDEWKIDLAYSCSQKGLSCPPGLSPFTMNIRAEEKLSTRKTKVPNWYLDLSLLNKYWGSDRVYHHTAPVNMNFAIREGLRLIANEGLENVWNRHNSNAKKLWNGLESLGMELHVSEDYRLPTLTTVKIPPAVDGEGFRNHLLRKFGIEIGNGLGELSGKVWRVGLMGFNSCDENVDRLLNLFDTELKKFSIFESSTF
- a CDS encoding nucleoside deaminase produces the protein MSYIFKNGNSNKDKKEINNSKYTTWMNSILRRSKEIGKVELPICSIILDERERCIGRGVNKRNINKDPLGHAEIMALRQASLIKNDWRFNECTIITNLEPCTMCSSALIQARMGKVIFGAYDNKRGGLGGSIDLSKHVSSHHKMEVIGGILEDECSQILRIWFKKLRTQK
- a CDS encoding pyridoxal phosphate-dependent decarboxylase family protein, whose protein sequence is MTEDLINNKDIYFPSHLGTNDKLITLLNRASRTLCDWFSKADKNGPLPFDENFKCIMPEEDGNSTEDLFSEIESLLNNSFNPVHPGSLAHLDPPPLIFSILGDLIAAGLNNNLLAYELSPSVTLLEESLCKWFAMKIGFNDSSGGIAASGGTLSNLSALIAARNTAGLGSNPNSVLLVSEDAHSSFIKCVRIMGLDSKNLVKIKTDNQGRMDINNLRKTLTKCTIENKKIFAIVATLGTTVRGAIDPIKEISEICKEKNIWLHIDGSIGGVFAVSSIPIEGLNNINEANSITINPQKIIGITKTSSLLLVSNMNTLVNTFSTGLPYISSKKNIINRGEIGIQGSRPAEVIKLWLGLRFLGLNGIEDILKSSIQRKDYFIKNISKNKFEIYSGPLHIVSFLPKGLTAKDTDLWTQTKVDELMKNNFMLSRPMFKGKYYLRVVMGNYNTKDSHIEELLKYLNAYQ